A window from Hymenobacter volaticus encodes these proteins:
- a CDS encoding DUF1800 domain-containing protein — protein MNRRAFLSKPATTLAAPVAAALAHPAIGSDDPPGDDEIISRFANTSLPTEPRSLAGIAPYSGPWEYAQAAHLLRRCLFGPTRAEINTAASQTLTEVMDRLLTTPAAPAPPLNVSATDTSVPQGQTWVTEPFNQTFEGPRRSSLRAWWMGQLLGQDTSLSEKMTLFWHNHFVIELGDINDARYGYHYCALLRQHALGNIKQLTEEVTVAPAMLRYLNGNQSTANAPNENYGRELLELFTVGKGPLIGPGNYTNYTEADVQAAAKVLTGWRDNTTTIAGYYTASRHNTTTKQFSGAFQNATIANLGDQEYKALIALIFAQQETAKFLCRKLYRWFVYYVIDATTEAEVIEPLARLLVANNYNVAPVLRALLSSEHFFDAVNMGCVIKSPLDFTVGTCRQLQMVFPAASNLTAQYGMWDYLNSTTNVQQQYLGDPPNVAGWPAYWQTPQYYEMWINAVTLPRRNQLTDLFISTNGYTRNGANIKINVIDLVLSLPPATAADPNLLIAELAQLLFPISLTANQLTYLNDTLLPGLPDFEWTVEWQQYLAAPTNATRRTAVETKLRSLLRTMMGLAEYHLS, from the coding sequence ATGAACCGTAGAGCTTTCCTCAGCAAACCGGCCACCACCCTAGCAGCCCCGGTAGCGGCGGCGCTAGCGCATCCGGCCATAGGCTCCGATGATCCGCCCGGCGACGACGAAATCATCAGCCGCTTCGCCAATACCAGCTTGCCCACTGAGCCGCGCTCTTTGGCTGGCATTGCGCCTTACTCCGGCCCTTGGGAATATGCGCAAGCAGCTCACTTATTGCGCCGTTGCCTGTTTGGGCCCACCCGTGCGGAAATCAATACGGCCGCCAGCCAGACGCTGACAGAAGTGATGGATAGGTTGCTTACGACTCCGGCTGCCCCTGCCCCGCCGCTCAATGTGTCGGCTACCGATACCAGTGTACCGCAAGGCCAGACCTGGGTGACGGAGCCCTTCAACCAAACCTTCGAGGGGCCCCGACGGTCGTCGTTGCGGGCGTGGTGGATGGGGCAATTGCTGGGGCAGGACACCTCGCTGAGCGAGAAAATGACCTTGTTTTGGCACAACCATTTCGTGATTGAGCTCGGCGACATCAACGACGCGCGCTACGGCTACCACTATTGCGCGCTGCTTCGGCAACATGCGCTTGGCAACATCAAGCAATTGACCGAGGAAGTGACCGTTGCCCCGGCTATGCTACGCTACCTCAACGGCAACCAAAGCACAGCCAATGCTCCCAACGAAAACTATGGCCGCGAGCTGCTGGAACTGTTCACAGTGGGTAAAGGCCCACTAATTGGCCCCGGCAACTACACCAACTACACCGAAGCCGACGTGCAAGCCGCCGCCAAGGTGCTCACTGGCTGGCGCGACAATACGACTACCATTGCCGGTTACTACACCGCTTCGCGCCACAACACCACGACCAAGCAGTTTAGCGGGGCCTTCCAAAACGCCACCATTGCCAACCTCGGCGACCAGGAATACAAGGCGCTGATTGCCTTGATTTTTGCGCAGCAGGAAACCGCCAAGTTTTTGTGCCGCAAGCTCTACCGTTGGTTTGTGTACTACGTCATTGATGCTACCACCGAAGCAGAAGTAATTGAGCCGTTGGCGCGGCTGCTCGTTGCCAACAACTACAACGTAGCCCCCGTGCTGCGAGCCTTGCTGTCGAGCGAGCATTTCTTTGATGCCGTGAATATGGGCTGCGTAATTAAGAGCCCGCTGGACTTTACGGTAGGCACGTGTCGGCAATTGCAGATGGTATTTCCGGCGGCCAGCAACCTGACGGCGCAATACGGCATGTGGGACTACCTCAACAGCACCACCAACGTGCAGCAGCAGTACCTCGGCGACCCGCCGAACGTAGCGGGCTGGCCTGCTTACTGGCAAACCCCACAGTATTACGAAATGTGGATCAACGCCGTAACGCTGCCCCGCCGCAACCAGCTTACCGACTTGTTCATTAGTACCAACGGCTATACCCGCAACGGCGCCAACATCAAGATCAACGTCATCGACTTGGTGCTTTCGTTGCCGCCCGCTACCGCCGCCGACCCCAACTTGCTGATTGCAGAACTAGCCCAACTACTGTTTCCTATTTCCCTTACGGCTAACCAGCTCACGTATCTCAATGACACGCTGCTACCCGGCCTGCCCGATTTTGAGTGGACCGTGGAGTGGCAGCAATACCTGGCCGCGCCGACCAACGCCACCCGCAGAACAGCCGTCGAAACCAAGCTTCGGTCGTTGCTGCGCACCATGATGGGACTGGCTGAATATCATCTTAGCTGA
- a CDS encoding S1 family peptidase, translating to MMTEADYYALFDAYRQGELEIPARLNLERRLAADPVLAQRFAEFEDVTSTLSGYGHRLNTRRKLRAIQAEIDAEQAVKLHTDEEVFETGRPNMPMLHISRTEQKLREFWQGHRATMMVAASVAVMAVFTTLLGIEWWRASQKPSLYGYTVLRREVERIKRTQRAMNRAMQGQGDTPEAAREGKFSGTGFALTADGYLVTSYHVIQGADSLLIEGRDQQRYRAEPVFTDVAHDLAILRIKDKSFRSFGRLPYSFKRGTADLGEKVYTLGYPREDLVFNDGSLSARSGFEGDSAFYQISIPVNPGNSGGPLLDERGNLIGVISGRQMDVQSAAFATKSSYLMRLVDSLSAAGAGHPYTLPRGNQLAGNSRPNQIRKLQDYVFVVKVYE from the coding sequence ATGATGACGGAAGCAGACTATTACGCTTTATTTGACGCCTACCGACAGGGTGAACTGGAAATTCCGGCCCGCCTGAATCTGGAGCGCCGCCTTGCCGCCGATCCGGTACTGGCACAGCGCTTCGCCGAATTCGAAGATGTAACGAGCACATTGAGCGGCTACGGCCACCGCCTGAACACCCGGCGCAAACTGCGCGCCATTCAAGCCGAAATTGACGCTGAGCAGGCCGTGAAACTCCACACCGATGAGGAGGTGTTCGAAACTGGCCGCCCGAACATGCCGATGCTGCACATTTCGCGCACCGAGCAAAAGTTGCGCGAGTTTTGGCAGGGCCACCGGGCTACCATGATGGTAGCGGCGTCGGTGGCGGTGATGGCCGTGTTTACCACCTTGCTCGGTATCGAGTGGTGGCGGGCTTCGCAGAAGCCTTCCTTGTACGGCTACACTGTGCTGCGCCGCGAAGTGGAACGCATCAAGCGTACGCAACGGGCCATGAACCGCGCCATGCAAGGCCAGGGCGACACGCCCGAAGCCGCCAGGGAAGGTAAATTCAGCGGGACGGGCTTTGCTCTCACCGCTGATGGCTACCTCGTAACTAGCTACCATGTTATTCAGGGTGCCGACTCGCTGCTCATCGAAGGCCGCGACCAGCAACGATACCGCGCCGAGCCCGTGTTTACCGACGTAGCCCACGATTTGGCTATTCTGCGCATCAAGGACAAGTCTTTCCGCAGCTTCGGCCGCCTGCCTTATTCGTTTAAGCGCGGCACCGCCGACCTCGGCGAGAAAGTATACACGCTCGGCTATCCACGCGAAGACCTCGTTTTCAACGATGGTTCGCTGAGCGCCCGCTCGGGCTTCGAAGGTGATTCAGCTTTCTACCAAATCAGCATTCCCGTAAACCCTGGCAACTCCGGCGGTCCGCTGCTCGACGAGCGGGGCAACCTAATTGGCGTAATCAGCGGCCGGCAGATGGACGTGCAAAGCGCCGCTTTTGCCACCAAATCGTCGTACCTGATGCGCTTGGTCGATTCGTTGTCGGCGGCTGGGGCCGGGCATCCTTACACACTTCCGCGCGGCAACCAGTTGGCTGGCAATTCACGCCCGAACCAGATTCGTAAGCTCCAAGACTACGTGTTCGTGGTGAAGGTCTATGAATAA
- a CDS encoding RNA polymerase sigma factor, whose product MAKATASYSYTDDEFVAAIRCGDDRALAQLYRLHLPMISHYVLQNSGTEDEAKDVYQEGIMVFYEKVRDGSLELSCQIKTYLYAVCRRLWLKRLTEKTRFGGQLDDHEPYLETGAEADLIEAEERDRRFATMSEALDLIGEPCRSLLEGFYLLDKSMQQLTAEFGYTNADNAKNQKYKCLVRLKKLFFTNYQESES is encoded by the coding sequence ATGGCGAAGGCCACTGCTTCTTATTCTTACACCGACGACGAGTTTGTAGCGGCTATCCGCTGCGGCGACGACCGGGCCCTGGCGCAACTCTACCGGCTGCACCTCCCCATGATTTCGCACTACGTGCTGCAAAACAGCGGCACCGAAGACGAAGCCAAGGATGTGTATCAGGAAGGGATAATGGTATTCTATGAAAAGGTACGCGACGGTTCTCTTGAGCTTAGCTGCCAGATCAAGACCTACCTCTACGCCGTGTGCCGCCGGCTGTGGCTCAAGCGGCTCACCGAAAAAACCCGCTTCGGCGGCCAACTCGATGACCACGAACCCTACCTCGAAACCGGTGCGGAAGCAGACCTGATAGAGGCGGAAGAGCGGGACCGGCGTTTTGCAACAATGAGCGAAGCCTTGGACCTAATTGGCGAACCTTGTCGTTCACTTTTGGAAGGTTTTTACCTGCTCGATAAGTCGATGCAGCAACTCACGGCTGAGTTTGGCTACACCAACGCCGACAACGCCAAAAATCAGAAATACAAGTGCCTGGTACGATTGAAGAAGCTGTTTTTCACGAACTATCAGGAGTCGGAATCTTAG
- a CDS encoding DUF4175 domain-containing protein produces MSVVATSSAPGREMLLDISQREANRRTVALLLPLAAAILALGAWARHWSAGPLVFGGGLAVLLLGAGFWLYKVRQPRLLSLVQRLDRLHAELEDSTGLLLRDEHQTSFNLLEQLQQQRIGARLAALQAETPYLLPFSWRPTVLVTAVLLLLLAAGMWWHRPAAAEAQASLPVHFPAAEKPARPGQAVAAKLLDTRLLVQPPTYTRRASFAPTNLSFSCPTGSRVRWTVRVNRATGTAPVLELGSKRISFRSIANRPTEFVAEVPVTVSTLYRLRFAGQVSDDYALDVVPDQAPSLKIQTPKPYTLIEFGQSSTVPVRIDVRDDYGLSEAQLVATVAQGQGEAVKFKEVVTNLSGQLRGQPRQATLATSLRLPALGLTYGDEVYFYVRARDNARHLTRSDTYLVQWEDTTVQDGLTDMSMSVNVVPAYFRSQRQIIIDTEKLMAERPSLPTATFAERANNLGFDQKMLRLRYGKFLGEESESGSAPQPPASADTSHEEHAGEKGTEAGHSADDGHDHAAESPAGGEAANSTTALMEPYMHRHDDAETADFLEPAVKAKLRSVLNQMWEAELRLRLAKPAEARPYEYRALRLLKQVQQQTRAYVRKSGFEPPVLPEATARLSGDLAGAATPRLQQQTTRPATQPEIREALRLLAALRAGQAPRPADAVVLERAGQAVAQAALQHPGAYLTAVRALRQLSANARASRAACVTCFTPAESALTALLPMPPATPIRTSSGSRLSQRYFQNLNSR; encoded by the coding sequence ATGAGTGTTGTTGCTACATCTTCCGCCCCTGGCCGCGAAATGCTGCTTGACATCAGTCAGCGTGAGGCCAACCGGCGCACTGTCGCGCTGCTGCTGCCCTTAGCCGCCGCCATACTCGCCCTTGGTGCTTGGGCTCGGCACTGGTCAGCGGGTCCGCTCGTTTTCGGCGGTGGGCTAGCGGTATTATTGCTCGGTGCGGGCTTCTGGCTGTATAAGGTGCGGCAGCCCCGGCTGCTGTCATTGGTGCAGCGCCTCGACCGGCTGCATGCCGAGCTCGAAGACAGCACTGGCCTCTTGCTGCGCGATGAACACCAAACCTCGTTCAATCTGCTAGAGCAGTTGCAGCAGCAGCGCATTGGAGCTAGGTTGGCCGCTCTTCAAGCGGAAACACCCTATTTACTACCTTTCTCGTGGCGGCCCACAGTGCTAGTTACCGCCGTTTTGCTGTTGCTGCTAGCGGCTGGTATGTGGTGGCATCGGCCTGCTGCTGCAGAGGCGCAAGCGTCGCTACCCGTGCATTTTCCGGCCGCCGAAAAACCCGCTCGGCCGGGGCAAGCGGTGGCGGCTAAACTGCTGGATACCCGCCTGCTTGTGCAACCACCTACCTACACCCGCCGCGCCAGCTTCGCTCCCACCAATCTTTCCTTTAGCTGCCCTACCGGCTCGCGGGTACGCTGGACGGTGCGAGTGAACCGAGCCACCGGAACTGCGCCCGTGCTAGAGTTAGGCTCCAAGCGAATCAGTTTTCGGAGTATAGCCAACCGGCCTACTGAATTTGTGGCCGAAGTACCGGTGACGGTTTCAACGCTATACCGCTTACGCTTCGCCGGACAAGTTTCCGATGATTACGCCCTCGATGTGGTGCCCGACCAGGCTCCTAGCCTCAAAATTCAAACGCCCAAACCATATACTCTCATCGAGTTCGGCCAAAGCTCGACGGTGCCTGTGCGCATAGATGTGCGCGACGATTACGGCCTCAGCGAAGCGCAGCTAGTAGCCACAGTAGCGCAAGGTCAAGGCGAAGCCGTGAAGTTCAAGGAAGTAGTCACCAACCTCAGCGGCCAACTGCGCGGCCAGCCCCGCCAAGCAACGCTTGCCACCAGTTTGCGTCTACCCGCCCTCGGCCTGACCTACGGCGACGAGGTGTATTTCTACGTCCGGGCCCGCGACAATGCCCGTCATCTCACCCGCTCCGACACCTACTTGGTGCAGTGGGAAGACACGACCGTGCAGGACGGCCTTACCGATATGTCGATGAGTGTGAACGTGGTGCCAGCTTACTTCCGCAGTCAGCGCCAAATCATTATTGACACTGAAAAGTTGATGGCCGAGCGCCCTAGTCTGCCCACCGCTACGTTTGCCGAGCGCGCCAACAACCTAGGCTTCGACCAGAAGATGTTACGGTTGCGCTACGGCAAGTTTTTGGGGGAAGAGTCGGAAAGCGGGTCGGCCCCTCAACCGCCCGCAAGCGCCGATACTAGCCACGAAGAACACGCCGGTGAGAAAGGCACAGAAGCTGGCCACAGCGCCGATGACGGCCATGACCACGCCGCCGAATCACCAGCCGGCGGCGAAGCCGCCAACAGTACTACCGCACTAATGGAGCCCTACATGCACCGCCATGACGACGCCGAAACCGCCGATTTTCTGGAACCGGCCGTGAAGGCCAAGCTCCGCAGCGTCCTGAACCAGATGTGGGAAGCGGAATTGCGCCTGCGCCTGGCCAAGCCCGCGGAGGCTCGTCCTTATGAATACCGGGCATTACGCTTACTCAAGCAGGTGCAGCAGCAAACCCGCGCCTACGTCCGCAAGTCAGGCTTCGAGCCACCCGTGCTGCCCGAAGCCACCGCCCGCCTTTCCGGCGACTTGGCCGGGGCCGCCACACCGCGCCTGCAACAACAAACTACCCGCCCGGCTACGCAGCCCGAAATTCGGGAAGCGCTACGCTTGCTGGCGGCCTTACGCGCCGGCCAAGCCCCGCGCCCTGCCGATGCGGTGGTTCTGGAACGCGCGGGTCAAGCCGTAGCACAAGCAGCCCTGCAACACCCCGGTGCGTATTTGACCGCCGTACGCGCCCTACGCCAGTTGTCCGCCAATGCCCGTGCCAGCCGCGCAGCCTGTGTTACATGCTTCACGCCCGCCGAATCGGCCCTCACGGCTCTGCTTCCAATGCCTCCAGCAACTCCTATTCGCACGAGCAGTGGTAGTCGCTTAAGTCAGCGCTATTTCCAAAATCTGAACTCTCGCTAG
- a CDS encoding BatA domain-containing protein, producing MASFTSYSLHDAMAGLLALLALAVPLAIHLWNHRPGRTVQVGSVRWLAAAANRRLRNLRLEQVWLLLLRAAVVVLLALAVAQPVWLRSLPQQPVRGHVLLSPEVLRPEVLPALRPGIDSLRQRGFALRLFAPGFRAISPQAWTSPDSLVKLSAAPGATALAAGAPSLSGSATLPDDYWARAQQVTDSFPDQPLRVVSGATRKHFTGPRPVLPARLTWQTVPLPDSAVWLAEAAVAKPGMLRLVVGRSTEDATTFRVVQQPVPRAAAPLRVSGLPELHYQPAQADHSATIEQPNRPPVPVAANPLRVVLYTDAAHTESARYVRAALEAAALGLAQRLEITPGSPTAAFAEATAPDWLFWLSDKPAPASWQTQVERGPSSGKKLPALARRLKPS from the coding sequence TTGGCTTCGTTTACCTCCTATAGCCTCCACGATGCAATGGCCGGGCTGCTGGCCCTGTTAGCGTTGGCAGTACCACTCGCTATTCACCTCTGGAATCACCGTCCGGGCCGGACGGTGCAGGTAGGGAGTGTGCGTTGGCTGGCAGCGGCAGCCAATCGGCGGCTCCGCAATCTGCGCCTCGAACAGGTGTGGCTGCTGCTGCTGCGTGCCGCGGTAGTGGTGTTGCTGGCGCTGGCCGTGGCGCAGCCGGTTTGGCTACGCAGCTTGCCGCAGCAGCCTGTGCGTGGCCACGTGCTGCTTTCGCCCGAGGTATTGCGCCCCGAGGTACTGCCCGCTTTGCGCCCCGGCATCGATTCTTTGCGCCAGCGTGGGTTTGCGCTGCGGCTGTTTGCGCCTGGCTTCCGAGCTATTTCCCCGCAAGCCTGGACTAGCCCCGATTCGTTGGTGAAGCTGTCGGCGGCGCCGGGCGCCACGGCACTGGCGGCTGGCGCGCCCTCATTATCGGGTTCGGCTACGTTGCCCGATGACTATTGGGCCCGGGCGCAGCAAGTTACCGATTCTTTCCCCGACCAGCCGTTGCGCGTCGTATCAGGAGCGACGCGCAAGCACTTTACCGGCCCGCGCCCCGTTCTGCCAGCACGGCTGACATGGCAAACGGTACCCCTTCCCGACTCGGCGGTGTGGCTAGCCGAAGCGGCCGTGGCAAAACCTGGCATGCTACGCTTAGTGGTCGGCCGCAGCACGGAAGATGCTACCACGTTTCGGGTGGTACAGCAACCAGTACCTCGCGCGGCAGCGCCTCTGAGAGTATCCGGCTTGCCAGAACTACATTACCAACCCGCACAAGCCGACCATTCCGCCACCATCGAGCAACCCAACCGCCCACCGGTGCCCGTAGCCGCTAATCCGTTGCGCGTAGTGCTCTACACCGATGCAGCGCATACCGAGTCGGCGCGCTACGTGCGGGCGGCTCTGGAAGCCGCCGCTCTTGGCTTGGCACAGCGCCTAGAAATAACTCCTGGCTCACCTACAGCGGCCTTCGCGGAAGCTACCGCGCCCGATTGGCTTTTCTGGCTGAGTGACAAGCCCGCCCCAGCAAGCTGGCAGACGCAGGTTGAGCGGGGGCCCAGCTCTGGCAAGAAGCTGCCGGCACTGGCAAGAAGGTTGAAACCGAGCTGA
- a CDS encoding DUF58 domain-containing protein, with translation MLTPEILHALHNLPLAAKQAAEGFLHGQHQSRRHGTGMEFSQYRPYQPGDDLRRLDWRLAARSDRYYLRESEVDTSLTVHLLLDATASMNHRDDNGLRKLDYARLLLAALAYIATQQGDAVGLTILHPAGLQHLPPRADARQLARLYHALETTEATGTFPDAGTLAPLTARRQRALTVCVSDLYEQDSEIESLLKRLRTTSGEVLLLHVLARNELEFTFRGAITFEDLETGQRLQLDADQQRTTWQQQLQAWLETTAQQARRRGFDYHQLSTADPLDRAMREFMRRRMLLS, from the coding sequence ATGCTGACGCCTGAAATACTCCATGCGCTGCACAACCTGCCGCTAGCTGCCAAACAGGCGGCGGAAGGATTTCTGCACGGCCAGCACCAAAGCCGTCGGCACGGCACGGGCATGGAATTCAGTCAGTACCGCCCCTACCAGCCCGGCGACGATCTGCGCCGCCTCGACTGGCGCTTAGCTGCCCGCTCCGACCGATACTACCTGCGCGAGTCGGAGGTGGATACCAGCCTGACGGTGCATCTGCTGCTGGATGCCACGGCCAGCATGAACCACCGCGACGACAACGGCCTGCGCAAGCTCGATTATGCGCGCCTGTTGCTGGCGGCTCTCGCCTACATAGCCACTCAGCAAGGCGACGCCGTTGGGCTCACCATTCTGCATCCGGCGGGCTTGCAGCACCTACCGCCCCGTGCCGATGCCCGCCAACTGGCCCGCCTCTACCACGCCCTCGAAACCACCGAGGCTACCGGTACTTTCCCCGATGCTGGCACGCTGGCCCCGCTTACGGCCCGCCGCCAACGTGCGCTTACCGTGTGCGTGAGTGATTTGTACGAGCAAGACTCTGAAATCGAAAGTTTGCTGAAGCGCCTGCGCACCACTTCCGGAGAGGTGCTGCTGCTGCATGTGCTGGCCCGCAACGAGTTGGAATTCACCTTTCGCGGAGCCATTACGTTCGAGGATTTGGAAACCGGGCAGCGCCTACAGCTCGACGCCGACCAACAACGCACCACGTGGCAGCAGCAGCTCCAAGCCTGGCTGGAAACCACTGCTCAGCAAGCTCGTCGCCGCGGCTTCGACTACCACCAGCTAAGCACGGCCGACCCGCTCGACCGCGCTATGCGCGAGTTTATGCGCAGAAGAATGCTCTTATCCTGA
- a CDS encoding glycerophosphodiester phosphodiesterase, producing the protein MKNILLLLSAACMLGLSACQDDDNNTTRYNTLDGREPLVIAHRGASGLLPEHTLEAYTLAIAQGADFIEQDLVLTKDQVLVCRHEPFLSGTTNVADLPQFASRKTTKMLDGVPVNDWFASDFTLAEIKTLRAKQAMPYRSQEFNGRYSIPTFQEVIDLAKAQSAITGRTIGIYPETKHPTFHESQGLPLTKKLMDALTAAGWNSKEAPVFVQSFEVSNLRAIRDQYKSTVKLVQLYDAYDVDENGNLVMQAPNGQPYDFVVSGDKRTYNDLATDAGLDFVKTYANGIGPWKPFIQPYNSTTKAILPATTLIERAHQRGLFVHAYTFRDEAQHLLPAYNNDPKAEYKKFYNLGLDGAFSDFTATAVAAKW; encoded by the coding sequence ATGAAAAACATTCTACTACTCCTTTCCGCCGCGTGTATGCTAGGACTTAGCGCCTGCCAAGACGACGATAATAATACTACCCGCTACAATACCCTCGACGGCCGCGAGCCTCTAGTTATTGCGCACCGCGGGGCTTCTGGCCTCTTGCCCGAGCACACGCTGGAAGCGTATACCTTAGCCATTGCGCAAGGCGCCGATTTCATCGAACAGGATTTGGTGCTCACCAAAGACCAAGTGTTGGTTTGCCGGCACGAGCCGTTTCTATCGGGCACTACCAACGTAGCGGACCTGCCCCAATTTGCGAGCCGCAAAACCACCAAAATGCTGGACGGCGTGCCCGTCAACGATTGGTTTGCCAGCGACTTCACCCTGGCCGAAATCAAAACGCTACGGGCCAAACAGGCAATGCCGTACCGCTCGCAGGAGTTCAACGGCCGCTACTCGATTCCGACGTTTCAGGAAGTAATTGATTTGGCGAAAGCGCAGTCCGCTATTACGGGCCGGACCATCGGCATCTACCCCGAAACCAAGCACCCCACCTTCCACGAAAGCCAAGGGCTGCCCCTGACCAAAAAGCTGATGGACGCGCTTACCGCCGCTGGCTGGAACAGCAAAGAAGCGCCCGTATTTGTGCAGTCGTTTGAGGTAAGCAACCTGCGCGCCATCCGCGACCAATACAAGTCCACGGTGAAGCTAGTGCAGCTTTATGATGCGTACGATGTAGACGAAAACGGCAACCTGGTGATGCAGGCACCCAATGGCCAGCCTTACGATTTCGTGGTTTCTGGTGACAAGCGCACGTACAACGACTTAGCCACCGACGCCGGTCTGGACTTTGTGAAGACATATGCCAACGGCATTGGCCCCTGGAAGCCGTTCATCCAACCCTATAACTCCACCACCAAAGCTATTCTGCCGGCTACCACGCTCATCGAGCGGGCCCACCAGCGCGGCCTTTTCGTGCACGCCTATACCTTCCGCGACGAAGCGCAACACCTGTTGCCAGCTTACAACAACGACCCGAAAGCGGAGTACAAGAAGTTTTACAACTTAGGCCTCGACGGCGCCTTCTCCGACTTTACCGCCACCGCTGTAGCGGCTAAGTGGTAA
- a CDS encoding 1-phosphofructokinase family hexose kinase → MAHIVTLTLNPTVDKSTSVDKIVPEHKLRCAAPKFEPGGGGINVSRALKRLGTESLAIFPSSGPAGTLLQHLLTQEGIAQQPITTINWTRENFIVVDSSTNQQYRFGMPGREISTDEQHVILETLQALDPAPEYLVISGSLPPGIAPDFLADVVRQAHAVGTKVIVDTSGPALERVLDEGVFLIKPNVGELSRMAGVDELDSRAVGEAAKTIIREGKCQIIVVSLGPMGACIVTDDLIDHVPAPAVKKRSTVGAGDSMVAGMLCALANGKSIREVVRMGVACGTAATMNPGTELFKKEDAERLYNWLLETMPEAKAVS, encoded by the coding sequence ATGGCTCATATCGTCACGCTCACCCTGAATCCAACAGTGGATAAAAGCACCTCGGTTGACAAGATTGTGCCAGAGCATAAGCTCCGGTGTGCCGCGCCCAAATTCGAGCCGGGTGGCGGCGGCATCAACGTATCGAGGGCGCTCAAACGCCTGGGCACCGAATCATTGGCCATCTTCCCGTCGAGCGGACCAGCCGGTACGCTGTTGCAGCACTTGCTCACGCAGGAAGGTATTGCGCAGCAACCTATCACCACCATCAACTGGACCCGCGAGAACTTCATCGTTGTCGATAGCTCCACCAATCAGCAGTACCGCTTTGGCATGCCGGGCCGCGAAATCTCCACCGACGAGCAGCACGTAATTCTAGAAACCCTACAAGCGCTTGATCCGGCGCCCGAGTACCTGGTAATCAGTGGCAGCCTGCCGCCCGGCATTGCGCCCGATTTTCTGGCCGACGTCGTGCGGCAAGCTCATGCCGTTGGCACCAAAGTGATAGTCGATACGTCGGGGCCGGCCTTGGAACGGGTGCTTGATGAAGGCGTATTTCTAATCAAGCCCAATGTAGGCGAGCTAAGCCGCATGGCGGGCGTAGACGAGCTCGACAGCCGGGCCGTAGGGGAAGCTGCCAAAACCATCATCAGAGAAGGCAAATGCCAGATTATCGTGGTGTCGTTGGGGCCGATGGGCGCCTGCATCGTCACCGACGACCTGATAGACCACGTGCCAGCGCCCGCCGTGAAAAAGCGCAGCACCGTAGGCGCCGGCGACAGTATGGTAGCTGGCATGCTGTGCGCCCTAGCCAATGGCAAATCGATACGGGAAGTGGTGCGTATGGGCGTGGCCTGCGGCACGGCAGCCACCATGAACCCGGGTACCGAGCTTTTCAAAAAAGAAGACGCCGAGCGCCTCTACAACTGGCTACTCGAAACCATGCCCGAGGCAAAGGCAGTGAGCTAG
- a CDS encoding DUF2243 domain-containing protein has product MTNQLHRSPLISAGVLMGAGLGGFVDGIVLHQILQWHNMLSNQLPPDTLVAAKVNMYWDGVFHAAVWIMTAIGLRMLWSVGNRHDVPWSGRTFMGALLLGWGLFNVVEGIIDHQLLGLHHVQEYATNKLPWDLAFLGFGLLLLLSGWSLIRAGRHDTASRSVAGEYR; this is encoded by the coding sequence ATGACTAATCAACTCCACCGTTCTCCCTTGATTTCCGCTGGTGTGTTGATGGGGGCGGGTCTTGGCGGCTTCGTTGACGGCATTGTGCTGCACCAGATCTTGCAGTGGCATAACATGCTATCCAACCAGTTGCCTCCCGATACGCTGGTAGCAGCCAAGGTGAACATGTACTGGGACGGCGTGTTCCATGCGGCCGTTTGGATCATGACGGCCATTGGTCTGCGGATGCTGTGGTCGGTAGGAAACCGGCACGACGTGCCATGGTCGGGGCGCACGTTTATGGGCGCGTTGTTGCTGGGCTGGGGGCTTTTCAATGTGGTAGAAGGCATAATTGACCACCAACTACTTGGGCTGCACCACGTGCAAGAATACGCCACCAACAAACTGCCCTGGGATCTAGCTTTCCTCGGATTTGGGCTATTGCTGCTACTCAGTGGCTGGTCGCTCATTAGAGCGGGCCGCCACGACACTGCCAGCCGTAGCGTTGCGGGCGAGTATCGGTAA